A window of Halomonas sp. GFAJ-1 contains these coding sequences:
- a CDS encoding succinate-semialdehyde dehydrogenase (in Escherichia coli this enzyme appears to be an NAD+/NADP+-dependent succinate semialdehyde dehydrogenase) — protein MSNSITTVNPSTGETLATYTLMDASQAKQVVEASYQAFLDWRLKPLEHRASVVKAIGEALSAHKEELAELIVQEMGKPPEEARQEIDLCAGICDYTAEHGPTELADEERKPGNGKRGIITYSPMGVIYGIQPWNFPAYQVVRYSIANIMAGNSVLLKHAENVTGSGLLLEKIYRDAGLPENVFRTLVISHDVSDEVIAHDAVRGVTLTGSDGAGRQVAAKAAENLKKTVLELGSNDAYLVLDDADLDVAVDTCVTGRVFNGGQTCVAAKRFVVTDANYDAFKERFVEKMKAVKVGDPKASDTDVGPMARVDLRDKLHAQVEESVSKGAKILCGGEKPEGKGAFYPVTVLDNVTPGQPAYDDELFGPVAALIRAKDDEDAMRIANDSRYGLGGGIISKDVKRATELASKYFDTGMVFINGFGVATPEMPFGGVKNSGYGREHGGFGMHEFVNVKSVIVVQE, from the coding sequence ATGAGCAACAGCATCACGACAGTTAACCCCAGCACTGGCGAAACACTAGCCACTTATACGCTCATGGATGCCAGTCAGGCTAAGCAAGTGGTTGAAGCAAGTTATCAAGCGTTCCTGGACTGGCGACTCAAACCCCTTGAGCACCGCGCCAGCGTGGTTAAAGCCATTGGCGAAGCGCTGAGTGCCCATAAAGAAGAGCTTGCTGAGCTAATCGTTCAAGAGATGGGCAAGCCACCAGAGGAAGCCCGTCAGGAAATTGATCTGTGCGCTGGCATCTGTGATTACACCGCTGAACACGGCCCCACGGAACTCGCCGATGAAGAGCGCAAGCCGGGTAACGGTAAGCGCGGTATTATTACCTACTCGCCCATGGGTGTGATTTACGGCATTCAGCCATGGAATTTCCCTGCCTACCAAGTAGTGCGTTACTCCATCGCCAATATCATGGCGGGTAACAGCGTCTTGCTAAAACACGCTGAAAACGTGACGGGCAGCGGCTTGCTGCTTGAGAAAATTTACCGTGACGCTGGCCTACCTGAAAATGTCTTCCGCACGCTGGTTATTTCCCACGATGTTTCCGATGAAGTGATTGCCCATGACGCAGTAAGGGGCGTTACCCTCACCGGCAGCGATGGTGCGGGGCGTCAAGTAGCGGCAAAAGCGGCCGAGAATCTGAAGAAAACCGTACTGGAACTAGGCTCTAACGATGCGTACTTGGTACTCGATGATGCAGATCTCGATGTGGCGGTAGATACCTGTGTCACAGGCCGGGTTTTCAATGGCGGGCAAACATGCGTCGCCGCAAAACGCTTTGTGGTCACAGACGCTAACTACGATGCCTTCAAAGAGCGCTTTGTTGAGAAAATGAAAGCGGTGAAGGTGGGTGATCCCAAAGCAAGCGATACAGACGTTGGCCCGATGGCCCGGGTCGACCTACGCGATAAGCTCCACGCGCAGGTGGAAGAGAGTGTTAGCAAAGGTGCCAAGATACTTTGTGGCGGTGAAAAGCCAGAAGGTAAAGGCGCCTTCTACCCAGTCACCGTGCTGGACAACGTAACGCCCGGCCAGCCCGCTTATGACGACGAGCTATTTGGTCCGGTTGCCGCGCTAATTCGCGCCAAAGATGATGAAGATGCCATGCGCATTGCCAATGACAGCCGCTATGGCTTAGGTGGCGGCATTATTTCTAAAGACGTCAAACGCGCCACCGAGCTAGCCAGCAAGTACTTTGATACGGGCATGGTATTTATTAACGGCTTTGGTGTAGCCACGCCGGAAATGCCCTTTGGCGGGGTTAAAAACTCTGGTTACGGTCGTGAGCACGGCGGCTTTGGAATGC
- a CDS encoding peptide-methionine (S)-S-oxide reductase, with amino-acid sequence MSRFAHLRPLTLGVLAAASFTSASLQAQEQPNAVATFAGGCFWCMEPPYDRQAGVISTLSGYTGGEHENPTYQEIGRGDTGHAQSVEVTYNPEEISYEQLLEIFWYNVDPFAVDKQFCDVGSQYRSAIFYHDDEQRELAEATKAEIEQRFDREVATQIMPASEFWEAEEYHQAYYQKNPLRYRFYRHNCGRDNRLEEVWGEDAGGPTYD; translated from the coding sequence ATGTCTCGTTTTGCCCACCTTCGCCCCTTAACGCTTGGCGTACTGGCAGCCGCCAGCTTTACCAGCGCCTCACTTCAGGCTCAGGAACAACCTAATGCCGTGGCCACATTTGCGGGCGGCTGCTTTTGGTGCATGGAGCCGCCTTACGACCGCCAAGCAGGGGTTATTTCCACCCTCTCTGGCTATACCGGCGGGGAGCACGAGAACCCTACCTATCAAGAGATTGGCCGAGGCGATACGGGGCACGCCCAATCTGTTGAGGTTACCTATAACCCCGAGGAGATCAGCTACGAGCAGCTTCTGGAAATTTTTTGGTACAACGTTGACCCCTTTGCGGTTGATAAACAGTTCTGCGATGTAGGCTCACAGTACCGTTCAGCGATTTTTTATCACGACGATGAGCAGCGTGAGCTCGCCGAAGCCACCAAGGCTGAGATAGAGCAGCGCTTTGACCGTGAAGTTGCCACGCAAATTATGCCCGCTAGCGAGTTCTGGGAAGCTGAAGAGTACCACCAAGCGTACTATCAAAAAAATCCGCTGCGCTACCGCTTTTACCGCCATAACTGTGGCCGAGATAACCGCTTAGAAGAGGTGTGGGGGGAAGACGCTGGCGGCCCAACCTACGATTAG
- a CDS encoding LysR family transcriptional regulator, with protein MQEYAALRAFVAVARTGSVSRAAEQLHLTQPAVSLKLKQLQQHLGLTLFTRRPQGLTLTADGYALLPAAENALASALAFEQSASALHSTLRGKLKIGTIVDPEFIRLGDFLSRLMARAPQLETELHHGMSGSVLADVEQGELDVGFFLAPPGEGTANTGMGSDTLAWRELTHFHYHVVAPAGWEAKLADTRWEVLARLPWIVTPPVSAHYRLLNRALAESGATPNRVAQVDQEACMLDLVRAGVGLSLARDALAMAERQESGLAVADNVRLPCALSLIWRNDRATEPTIKAALDTLNTVWPHRPG; from the coding sequence ATGCAGGAGTACGCAGCGCTACGCGCCTTTGTTGCCGTCGCACGCACCGGCAGCGTGTCGCGAGCTGCCGAACAGCTGCACCTTACCCAGCCCGCTGTCAGCCTAAAGTTGAAGCAGTTGCAGCAACACTTAGGCCTTACGCTGTTTACTCGCCGTCCCCAAGGGTTAACGCTAACCGCCGATGGCTATGCGCTACTCCCTGCTGCTGAAAACGCTTTAGCCAGCGCTCTTGCCTTTGAGCAGAGCGCCAGCGCCTTACACAGCACGCTGCGGGGAAAATTAAAAATTGGCACCATTGTCGATCCAGAATTTATCCGCCTAGGCGATTTTCTTAGCCGATTAATGGCTCGGGCACCGCAGCTGGAAACCGAACTACATCACGGCATGAGCGGCAGCGTGTTGGCGGATGTAGAGCAGGGCGAATTAGACGTGGGCTTTTTTCTCGCTCCGCCCGGCGAAGGTACCGCCAATACAGGTATGGGCAGTGACACCCTTGCCTGGCGTGAACTCACCCACTTTCATTACCACGTGGTAGCCCCGGCAGGCTGGGAAGCCAAGCTAGCGGATACCCGCTGGGAAGTGTTGGCCCGGCTGCCCTGGATTGTGACACCCCCCGTTTCAGCCCATTACCGGCTACTAAACCGTGCATTAGCCGAAAGTGGCGCTACGCCAAACCGCGTCGCCCAGGTAGACCAAGAAGCCTGCATGCTGGATTTAGTGCGCGCGGGCGTAGGGCTTAGCTTGGCCCGGGATGCGTTGGCCATGGCCGAACGCCAGGAGAGCGGCTTGGCTGTCGCCGATAACGTCCGCCTGCCTTGCGCTCTTAGTTTGATATGGCGTAATGACCGCGCAACAGAACCCACTATTAAAGCAGCGCTTGATACGCTGAATACCGTGTGGCCCCATCGCCCAGGTTAG